Proteins encoded within one genomic window of Candidatus Poribacteria bacterium:
- a CDS encoding c-type cytochrome yields the protein MPRNFLIFCTAVFLVGAVIALNINSVESQSDMVQRGKYLVDGVGACGHCHTPRAGAEYNMDMYLAGHPANAPYPRYNFSMMQQGIFILTSPQMSAFSGPFGTSFASNLTPDNETGLGEWTEEMFIGAMRTGHHQGDMNNRQIFPPMPTKHYGQMNDEDLKAIWAYLRTIKSVKNEVSPPLNQRGRPY from the coding sequence ATGCCTCGAAATTTCTTAATCTTCTGCACAGCGGTGTTCCTTGTAGGTGCCGTTATTGCGCTGAACATCAACTCAGTCGAAAGCCAGAGTGATATGGTGCAGCGTGGAAAATATCTCGTGGATGGAGTGGGCGCGTGTGGACACTGCCACACACCCCGTGCGGGAGCCGAATATAATATGGATATGTATCTTGCCGGACACCCTGCGAATGCGCCTTATCCACGCTACAATTTCAGCATGATGCAACAAGGTATTTTTATCCTTACATCACCTCAAATGAGCGCGTTCTCCGGTCCGTTCGGAACAAGTTTTGCCTCAAATCTGACACCTGACAACGAGACTGGATTGGGTGAATGGACAGAGGAAATGTTCATCGGAGCAATGCGGACAGGACACCATCAAGGCGATATGAACAATCGTCAGATCTTCCCACCGATGCCAACCAAACATTACGGTCAGATGAACGATGAGGATCTCAAGGCAATTTGGGCATATCTCAGGACTATTAAGTCTGTCAAAAACGAGGTGAGTCCTCCCTTGAACCAACGGGGTCGTCCGTATTAA
- a CDS encoding Gfo/Idh/MocA family oxidoreductase, translated as MTSEEKSVRIAVVGMGIGRPNGAALASNPRGNVVALCDLLEDRMKDFAKDLPDKVKFYTDYKEMCQDSDIDAVFVGTPNQWHVPIALEAVRNGKHVMVTKPLADSEEAAQQLVTEAEAAGVVNMMSLSTRFGNDSQYLGNLARDDYFGELYYARARSVRRNGIPAWNLGFIKKGGGAFRDMGVHVLDAAWWILGLPKPIAVLGAAGAKFGPRGRGYWNRSQPPKETYEQYEADDYAGGFITFENGLGLQVESFWASHQPDEFQIELFGTDAGATLKPLRLFRTDASGTSEDINVSLPPGKYQKSWDAIADHFITCILDDVKCKAPLRHGLIVQQMMEGLLKSAESGREVQIDASEA; from the coding sequence ATGACATCAGAAGAAAAATCAGTACGCATAGCAGTTGTCGGTATGGGTATCGGCAGACCCAATGGAGCTGCACTCGCCAGCAATCCGAGAGGCAACGTCGTCGCGCTCTGCGACCTCTTAGAAGATCGGATGAAAGATTTCGCCAAAGACCTACCGGACAAAGTTAAATTCTACACAGATTATAAAGAGATGTGCCAAGATAGTGACATCGACGCGGTGTTTGTTGGAACACCGAACCAGTGGCATGTCCCGATAGCATTAGAGGCAGTGCGGAATGGCAAACACGTCATGGTAACGAAACCTCTCGCTGATTCCGAAGAAGCAGCGCAACAACTGGTCACAGAAGCAGAGGCAGCAGGTGTCGTTAATATGATGTCGCTTTCCACGCGTTTTGGGAATGACAGCCAATATCTCGGCAACCTTGCACGCGACGACTATTTTGGCGAACTCTATTACGCTCGGGCCCGGAGTGTTCGTCGTAATGGTATCCCGGCATGGAACCTTGGCTTCATTAAAAAGGGTGGCGGTGCGTTCCGGGATATGGGTGTCCACGTCCTTGACGCAGCGTGGTGGATTCTCGGACTGCCGAAACCGATCGCCGTACTCGGTGCTGCTGGTGCGAAGTTCGGGCCGCGCGGGCGAGGCTATTGGAACCGCAGTCAACCCCCAAAAGAGACCTACGAACAGTATGAGGCGGACGACTACGCCGGGGGTTTCATCACCTTTGAAAATGGACTTGGCTTACAGGTTGAAAGTTTCTGGGCATCACACCAACCCGACGAGTTCCAAATTGAATTATTCGGAACGGATGCAGGCGCGACCCTAAAGCCATTGCGACTTTTTCGGACAGACGCATCCGGCACATCTGAGGACATAAATGTTAGCCTACCACCCGGTAAATATCAGAAATCGTGGGATGCCATCGCAGATCACTTCATTACGTGTATCTTAGACGACGTAAAGTGCAAGGCACCACTTCGCCACGGCTTGATTGTTCAGCAAATGATGGAAGGTTTGCTCAAAAGTGCTGAATCAGGACGTGAAGTTCAAATCGACGCATCTGAGGCTTAA
- a CDS encoding phytanoyl-CoA dioxygenase family protein produces MTFDIATLRNDFARDGFAIAPNLFTRSEVQRLKLECIDILESVKAETGTVAGHGVYVGLAVRSPVFQTAVGDARLLDILEGILAPDIEFLSDKVVFKSEAMTFASPWHQDWHYWHGAHKVSIWVALDDATVENGCLKLFPGSHKSAIVHDGDASDGHGFGNRLRPGVVDEDLAVTAEIEAGGAVFFHDLTLHASHPNQSGEERWVWIPTYRNAKAEDNDYPWAVAAKVLRGEKLTECSTNC; encoded by the coding sequence ATGACTTTTGACATAGCAACACTTCGCAACGATTTCGCAAGAGATGGTTTCGCTATCGCACCGAACCTGTTCACACGCAGCGAAGTCCAACGGCTTAAATTAGAATGCATCGACATTCTGGAATCCGTTAAAGCAGAAACAGGCACAGTCGCTGGACACGGCGTTTATGTCGGTCTGGCTGTGCGGAGTCCGGTCTTTCAAACAGCAGTTGGTGATGCGCGGCTACTCGATATTTTGGAAGGGATTCTCGCACCGGATATCGAATTTCTGAGCGACAAGGTAGTTTTCAAGAGCGAAGCAATGACCTTCGCAAGCCCTTGGCACCAAGATTGGCACTATTGGCACGGCGCACATAAAGTCTCAATCTGGGTGGCTCTTGACGATGCGACTGTTGAAAACGGATGTCTCAAACTCTTCCCGGGTTCGCACAAATCTGCTATTGTCCATGATGGCGATGCCAGCGATGGACATGGGTTCGGAAACCGACTCCGCCCCGGAGTCGTTGATGAAGACCTTGCCGTTACAGCGGAAATTGAAGCAGGTGGTGCCGTCTTTTTCCACGACTTGACGCTGCATGCCAGTCATCCGAACCAATCTGGCGAAGAACGTTGGGTCTGGATACCTACATATCGCAACGCAAAAGCCGAGGACAATGACTATCCGTGGGCTGTTGCGGCGAAGGTTTTACGCGGCGAAAAATTAACTGAATGTAGCACAAACTGTTAG
- a CDS encoding sugar phosphate isomerase/epimerase — MFKNLSTGAIGIRANMTEGLALAKNAGFEGLDLNIDEANQLAQEHSVQYVKDLWAEAGIAMGGWGFGVNWRGPDADYDTGLAQLPERAALAAELGCYRTTTVVGPASNDMTFQENWDFSVKRLRPIAEILKEHGHSIGLEFIGPATSRAGSKYLFAYSMDAMLGLAAAVGTGNVGLLFDTWHWYTCRSAIDDVRKLSVSDVVYVHINDAPAGIDPYDQIDNIRCLPAETGVIPLTELMQILTEIGYEGPVTPEPFSQKVNNMEPADAAKATAESLDQVWKNAGL, encoded by the coding sequence ATGTTTAAGAACCTGAGCACCGGTGCAATCGGCATCCGGGCAAACATGACAGAAGGCTTGGCATTAGCGAAAAATGCCGGTTTTGAAGGTCTCGACCTAAACATTGATGAAGCCAACCAACTCGCGCAAGAACATTCGGTTCAATACGTCAAAGACCTTTGGGCAGAAGCTGGTATTGCTATGGGTGGCTGGGGATTCGGGGTCAATTGGCGGGGTCCCGATGCTGACTATGATACCGGTTTAGCACAACTTCCCGAACGTGCAGCACTCGCCGCGGAACTCGGTTGTTATCGGACGACCACTGTCGTCGGACCCGCTTCAAATGACATGACCTTTCAGGAAAACTGGGATTTTTCTGTTAAACGCCTTCGACCTATCGCTGAGATTCTCAAAGAACACGGACACTCAATCGGGCTTGAGTTCATTGGACCGGCAACGAGCCGCGCAGGTTCCAAGTATCTTTTTGCTTATTCAATGGATGCGATGTTAGGACTCGCCGCTGCTGTTGGCACAGGGAACGTCGGACTCCTATTTGATACATGGCACTGGTACACCTGTCGTTCGGCTATAGACGATGTGCGCAAACTCTCTGTATCAGATGTCGTTTACGTCCACATCAATGACGCTCCAGCTGGCATTGACCCGTACGATCAGATCGACAACATCAGGTGCCTTCCCGCTGAAACTGGTGTAATCCCACTGACTGAATTGATGCAAATTCTGACGGAAATCGGTTATGAAGGACCCGTGACCCCTGAACCGTTCAGTCAAAAGGTAAACAACATGGAACCCGCAGACGCAGCGAAAGCCACAGCGGAATCGTTGGATCAGGTCTGGAAAAACGCAGGGCTGTAG
- a CDS encoding RraA family protein produces the protein MRLIDKESILAMTHLWEGDRFPDGRPRVPDDILQRMKAISIEQAWGVLNGNNYKFQFAGDWMNLHPDRILVGRAVTCAFVPIRPDFNDAISAQGEKDGCVGGQNSWVIDTLVRDDVIVVDLFGKVKDGTFAGDNLGNSIFAKTGTGMVIDGGIRDLDGIYELPDFATFVRGVDPTGIANVTLTGINIPIRIAEATVLPGDVVLGRRGGIIFIPPHFAQQVVERGEEVALRDRFGHQRLREGVYTPGEIDRKWSEEIEADFAKWREEQE, from the coding sequence ATGAGACTTATTGATAAAGAGAGCATCCTCGCGATGACACACCTATGGGAAGGCGATCGGTTCCCTGATGGACGACCGCGCGTTCCCGATGATATTCTCCAACGCATGAAAGCGATTAGCATCGAACAGGCGTGGGGTGTTCTGAATGGCAATAACTATAAATTCCAATTCGCTGGCGATTGGATGAATCTCCATCCAGACCGAATTCTGGTGGGTAGAGCGGTGACGTGTGCTTTTGTGCCGATTCGACCTGACTTTAACGACGCTATCTCTGCACAAGGCGAAAAAGATGGATGCGTCGGTGGGCAAAACTCGTGGGTTATTGATACACTCGTCCGCGATGATGTCATTGTCGTTGACCTTTTTGGTAAGGTCAAGGACGGCACCTTTGCGGGTGACAACCTCGGCAATTCCATCTTTGCGAAAACAGGAACGGGGATGGTCATTGACGGCGGTATCCGCGACCTGGACGGCATTTATGAGTTACCTGATTTTGCGACGTTTGTGCGCGGTGTAGATCCGACAGGTATCGCAAACGTCACACTGACCGGTATTAATATCCCGATTCGTATTGCGGAGGCGACGGTTTTACCGGGTGACGTAGTTTTAGGGAGGCGCGGCGGGATTATTTTTATTCCGCCACATTTCGCGCAACAAGTCGTTGAACGCGGCGAAGAGGTGGCTCTCCGAGACCGGTTTGGACATCAACGGTTGCGTGAAGGTGTCTATACCCCAGGTGAAATAGATCGGAAATGGTCTGAAGAGATTGAGGCAGATTTTGCGAAATGGCGTGAGGAGCAGGAATGA